The genomic DNA GCAGCCCTGCGCAAGGCCACCTATGAAGAGAGCATCGGCTGGTACGCAGGCATCACCACCGACATGTTCGGCTAAGCCACACCGGCGGGGCGTTTGACACATGTCATGGCGCCCCGCCGAGCTATCTCCATTCTGAAGGCACACCCACGGAGGAGACCCCCATGAAACACATCGCACTCGCCGCCGCGCTCTCGCTGGCCACCCCCGCTCTGGCGCAGGATGCCGTGCTGCACGACTTCGAAGGCAGCTTCGATGATGCCACCTTCGCGGTCGAAAGCGCCATCGTCGGCCAAGGCCTCGTGATCGACTACACCAGCCACGTCGGCGATATGCTCGCCCGCACCGGCGAGGATGTCGGCTCGGATGTAAAAATCTTCGACGCCGCCGACATCTTCCTCTTCTGCTCCGCCGTGGTCTCGCGGCAGGTGATGGAAGCCGACCCGATGAACATCCAGCACTGCCCCTATGGCATCTTCGTCACCGAGAAAGAGGGCAAGGTGCAGATCGGCCACCGCGAC from Oceanicola sp. D3 includes the following:
- a CDS encoding DUF302 domain-containing protein, whose protein sequence is MKHIALAAALSLATPALAQDAVLHDFEGSFDDATFAVESAIVGQGLVIDYTSHVGDMLARTGEDVGSDVKIFDAADIFLFCSAVVSRQVMEADPMNIQHCPYGIFVTEKEGKVQIGHRDYPEGPMDAVEDLLETIITEAIGG